A DNA window from Streptomyces canus contains the following coding sequences:
- a CDS encoding SRPBCC family protein, giving the protein MVTFLLERTAPLSPDEAWRRLTEWPRHGEVVPLTRVTVEPPGPTTEGTLVVARSGFGPLAFADPMEVTVWRPPAEGVSGLCRLEKRGRVVRGWAELEVHPGPGGRARVIWRESLRVRFLPGLFAPVLRVSARSVFGRALNRLLRGT; this is encoded by the coding sequence GTGGTCACCTTCCTCCTCGAACGCACGGCCCCGCTCTCCCCCGACGAGGCCTGGCGCCGCCTCACGGAGTGGCCCCGCCACGGCGAGGTCGTCCCCCTGACGCGCGTCACCGTCGAGCCGCCGGGCCCGACCACCGAGGGCACGCTCGTTGTCGCCCGTTCGGGGTTCGGCCCGCTCGCCTTCGCCGACCCCATGGAGGTCACGGTCTGGCGCCCACCCGCGGAGGGTGTCTCCGGCCTGTGCCGCCTGGAGAAGCGCGGCCGGGTGGTGCGGGGCTGGGCCGAACTGGAGGTGCACCCGGGTCCGGGCGGCCGCGCCCGCGTGATCTGGCGCGAGTCGCTCCGGGTCCGTTTCCTGCCCGGCCTGTTCGCCCCTGTGCTGCGGGTGTCGGCCCGGTCGGTCTTCGGGCGGGCACTGAACCGGCTGCTGCGGGGAACCTGA
- a CDS encoding xanthine dehydrogenase family protein molybdopterin-binding subunit: protein MSTPNGTPTKITQGSKTKGGIGESTLRPDGTLKVTGEFAYSSDMWHEDMLWGQILRSTVAHAEIVSIDTSEALALPGVYAVMTYDDLPTEVKNYGLEIQDTPVLAHGKVRHHGEPVAIVAADHPETARRAAAKIKVEYRELPVITDEASATAPDAILVHENRDDHHIGHVPHPNILHRQPIIRGDVQEASKKADFVVRGEYTFGMQDQAFLGPESGLAVPDEDGGVHLYIATQWLHSDLRQIAPVLGLPERKVRMTLSGVGGAFGGREDLSMQIHACLLALRTGKPVKIVYNRFESFFGHVHRHPAKLYYEHGATREGKLTHVKCRIVLDGGAYASASPAVVGNAASLGVGPYVVDDVEIEALALYTNNPPCGAMRGFGAVQACFAYEAQMDKLADAVGMDRVEFRQLNAMEQGTIMPTGQPVDSPAPVAELLRRVKAMPLPPEQQWLAAGEEADVRQLPGGLSNTTHGEGVVRGVGYAVGIKNVGFSEGFDDYSTARVRMEVVGGEPVATVHTAMAEVGQGGVTVHAQIARTELGVAQVTIRPADTQVGSAGSTSASRQTYVTGGAVKNSCELVREKVLELGRRKFGSYHPAWATAELLLEGGKVVTDGGEVLADLVDVLEGESVEVEAEWRHRPTEPFDLRTGQGFGHVQYSFAAHRAVVEVDTELGLVKVIELACAQDVGKALNPLSVIGQIQGGTTQGLGVAVMEEIIVDPKTAKVKNPSFTDYLIPTILDTPTIPVDVLELADDHAPYGLRGVGEAPTLSSTPAVLAAIRNATGLELNRTPVRPEHLTGT, encoded by the coding sequence GTGTCCACTCCTAACGGCACTCCCACCAAGATCACCCAGGGTTCGAAGACCAAGGGCGGCATCGGCGAGTCCACGCTCCGCCCCGACGGCACCCTCAAGGTCACCGGCGAGTTCGCGTACTCGTCCGACATGTGGCACGAGGACATGCTCTGGGGGCAGATCCTCCGCTCGACGGTCGCGCACGCCGAGATCGTGTCCATCGACACGAGCGAGGCCCTCGCCCTGCCGGGCGTGTACGCCGTCATGACGTACGACGACCTGCCGACCGAGGTGAAGAACTACGGTCTGGAGATCCAGGACACCCCGGTCCTCGCCCACGGCAAGGTCCGGCACCACGGCGAGCCGGTCGCGATCGTCGCCGCCGACCATCCGGAGACGGCCCGCCGCGCCGCCGCCAAGATCAAGGTCGAGTACCGCGAGCTGCCCGTCATCACCGACGAGGCCTCCGCCACCGCGCCGGACGCGATCCTCGTCCACGAGAACCGCGACGACCACCACATCGGACACGTCCCGCACCCGAACATCCTGCACCGGCAGCCGATCATCCGCGGTGACGTCCAAGAGGCCTCGAAGAAGGCCGACTTCGTCGTCAGGGGCGAGTACACCTTCGGCATGCAGGACCAGGCCTTCCTCGGCCCCGAGTCGGGTCTCGCCGTGCCGGACGAGGACGGTGGCGTCCACCTCTACATCGCCACCCAGTGGCTGCACTCCGACCTGCGGCAGATCGCGCCCGTCCTCGGCCTGCCCGAGCGCAAGGTGCGCATGACGCTGTCCGGCGTCGGCGGGGCCTTCGGCGGCCGCGAGGACCTGTCGATGCAGATCCACGCCTGCCTGCTGGCGCTGCGCACCGGCAAGCCCGTCAAGATCGTCTACAACCGGTTCGAGTCCTTCTTCGGGCACGTCCACCGCCACCCGGCCAAGCTGTACTACGAGCACGGGGCCACGCGCGAGGGCAAGCTGACCCACGTCAAGTGCCGGATCGTCCTCGACGGCGGCGCGTACGCCTCCGCCTCGCCGGCCGTCGTCGGCAACGCCGCCTCGCTCGGCGTCGGGCCGTACGTCGTCGACGACGTCGAGATCGAGGCCCTCGCGCTCTACACCAACAACCCGCCCTGCGGCGCGATGCGCGGCTTCGGCGCGGTCCAGGCCTGCTTCGCCTACGAGGCGCAGATGGACAAGCTCGCCGACGCGGTGGGCATGGACCGGGTGGAGTTCCGGCAGCTGAACGCCATGGAACAGGGCACGATCATGCCGACCGGCCAGCCCGTCGACTCCCCGGCTCCCGTCGCAGAACTCCTGCGCCGCGTCAAGGCGATGCCCCTTCCTCCGGAGCAGCAGTGGCTCGCGGCCGGTGAGGAGGCCGACGTACGGCAGCTGCCGGGCGGCCTGTCCAACACCACCCACGGTGAAGGCGTCGTGCGGGGTGTCGGCTACGCGGTCGGTATCAAGAACGTCGGCTTCTCCGAGGGCTTCGACGACTACTCGACCGCGCGTGTGCGCATGGAGGTCGTCGGCGGCGAGCCCGTGGCCACCGTGCACACGGCCATGGCGGAGGTCGGGCAGGGCGGTGTCACCGTCCACGCGCAGATCGCCCGCACCGAGCTGGGGGTCGCGCAGGTGACCATCCGTCCCGCGGACACGCAGGTGGGCTCGGCGGGTTCGACCTCGGCCTCCCGGCAGACGTACGTCACCGGCGGCGCCGTCAAGAACTCCTGCGAGCTCGTCCGGGAGAAGGTGCTGGAGCTCGGGCGCCGCAAGTTCGGTTCGTACCACCCGGCCTGGGCCACCGCCGAGTTGCTCCTGGAGGGCGGCAAGGTCGTCACCGACGGCGGTGAGGTCCTCGCGGACCTGGTCGACGTGCTCGAAGGCGAGAGCGTCGAGGTCGAGGCGGAGTGGCGGCACCGACCGACCGAGCCCTTCGACCTGCGTACCGGGCAGGGCTTCGGACACGTCCAGTACTCCTTCGCCGCCCACCGCGCGGTCGTCGAGGTCGACACCGAGCTCGGGCTGGTCAAGGTGATCGAACTGGCCTGTGCGCAGGACGTCGGCAAGGCGCTGAACCCGCTGTCCGTCATCGGCCAGATCCAGGGCGGAACCACCCAGGGCCTGGGCGTCGCGGTGATGGAGGAGATCATCGTCGACCCGAAGACGGCGAAGGTCAAAAACCCCTCCTTCACGGACTACCTGATCCCCACGATCCTCGACACGCCGACCATCCCCGTCGACGTGCTCGAACTCGCCGACGACCACGCGCCGTACGGGCTGCGCGGCGTCGGCGAGGCACCCACCCTGTCCTCCACTCCGGCCGTGCTCGCGGCGATCCGCAACGCGACCGGGCTGGAGCTCAACAGGACACCGGTACGGCCGGAGCACCTGACCGGCACGTGA
- a CDS encoding NCS2 family permease, whose protein sequence is MTQQSLEPRTTADDAGEGTRVPAGRSWLDQYFHISRRGSTVARELRGGVTTFMAMAYILLLNPLILSGKDAAGDTLGQKALITATAFAAAFTTPLMGFFGKVPLALAAGLSVSGVLSSQVAPAMTWPQAMGMCVMYGVVIMLLVVTGLREMIMNAIPLALKHAITMGIGLFVALIGFYKAGFVHQGKATPVTLGPTGELAGWPVLLFAVTLLAIFMLQARGVPGAILIGIVGGTVLAVFLNAVGAVGPGQWASGAPELHGSAVSMPDFSIFGKVEFGGWGEVGAMTVGMIVFTLVLAGFFDAMATIIGVGTEAGLADAQGRMPGLSKALFIDGAGGAIGGVAGASGQTVFVESATGVGEGARTGLSSVVTGLFFAACLFFTPLTAIVPGEVAAAALVVIGAMMMMNARHVDWADRATAVPVFLTVVIMPFTYSITAGVAAGVISYVAIKVAQSKAREIGAFMWGLTVIFLVYYALHPIESWMGVR, encoded by the coding sequence ATGACCCAGCAGTCCCTGGAACCCAGGACCACGGCCGACGACGCGGGAGAAGGCACCCGCGTCCCGGCCGGCAGGTCCTGGCTCGACCAGTACTTCCACATATCCCGGCGAGGATCCACGGTCGCGCGTGAACTGCGCGGCGGCGTCACCACCTTCATGGCGATGGCGTACATCCTCCTGCTCAACCCCCTGATCCTGTCCGGCAAGGACGCGGCGGGGGACACCCTCGGCCAGAAGGCACTCATCACCGCGACCGCGTTCGCGGCGGCCTTCACCACGCCGCTGATGGGCTTCTTCGGCAAGGTACCGCTCGCGCTCGCCGCCGGCCTGTCCGTCTCCGGCGTCCTGTCCTCGCAGGTCGCGCCCGCGATGACCTGGCCGCAGGCCATGGGCATGTGCGTGATGTACGGCGTGGTCATCATGCTGCTGGTCGTCACCGGCCTGCGTGAGATGATCATGAACGCGATCCCGCTGGCCCTCAAGCACGCGATCACCATGGGCATCGGCCTGTTCGTCGCACTGATCGGCTTCTACAAGGCCGGGTTCGTCCACCAGGGCAAGGCCACCCCGGTGACCCTCGGTCCCACGGGTGAACTCGCGGGCTGGCCCGTCCTGTTGTTCGCCGTCACCCTCCTCGCGATCTTCATGCTCCAGGCGCGAGGCGTCCCCGGCGCGATCCTGATCGGCATCGTCGGCGGGACCGTACTCGCCGTGTTCCTCAACGCGGTCGGAGCCGTCGGCCCCGGGCAGTGGGCGAGCGGAGCCCCCGAACTGCACGGCAGCGCGGTCTCCATGCCCGACTTCTCGATCTTCGGGAAGGTCGAGTTCGGCGGCTGGGGCGAGGTCGGCGCGATGACGGTCGGCATGATCGTGTTCACGCTGGTGCTCGCCGGGTTCTTCGACGCGATGGCCACCATCATCGGCGTCGGCACCGAGGCCGGACTCGCCGACGCGCAGGGCCGGATGCCGGGCCTGTCCAAGGCCCTGTTCATAGACGGGGCGGGCGGTGCGATCGGCGGAGTGGCCGGTGCCTCCGGTCAGACCGTCTTCGTGGAGTCGGCGACGGGAGTGGGCGAGGGCGCCCGAACGGGCCTGTCCTCCGTCGTCACCGGCCTGTTCTTCGCGGCCTGTCTGTTCTTCACCCCGCTCACGGCGATCGTGCCGGGCGAGGTCGCGGCCGCCGCCCTGGTGGTGATCGGCGCGATGATGATGATGAACGCCCGACACGTCGACTGGGCCGACCGCGCCACTGCCGTCCCGGTCTTCCTGACCGTCGTGATCATGCCGTTCACCTACTCGATCACGGCAGGCGTCGCCGCCGGCGTCATCTCGTACGTCGCGATCAAGGTCGCGCAGAGCAAGGCGCGGGAGATCGGCGCCTTCATGTGGGGACTGACGGTGATCTTCCTGGTGTACTACGCCCTCCACCCGATCGAGAGCTGGATGGGCGTGCGCTAG
- a CDS encoding lanthionine synthetase LanC family protein: MTAVDGTTVQVDEVEELAVDGLRWLVAAARETADGGLAWPAAPSQERTDPILYSGTAGIVSVLLEAWRHLGDDSYADLALRAGHGLAAAVDGHEDDSLYFGRSGMALVLHTLHHELGDTACGTAADRAMALVRSHFDGERWGELFELMGGNGGTGLAALAVGDPEFAVLAVEPYLRAAEKTPWGVTWPHRPGTEARMHHMSHGTLGIAYALVRIGHATGRADLVDLGLAGVADVVARAEGGPDGFLVPHSTPQFLPDLIEPVSYGWCHGPTGDAHMFRLLRDTQGDPAWAALADRCWHTVVHSGLPQRLRPGFWDNNGRCCGTAGVLALAGDRIAERAGGQEAYDFARVLVADLAARAVRDTDGARWSNVEHRATPSDLEPGTGWAQGGAGIVRELLRFVRLSRGGDPRYAFTWPDQPQVSAQATDPIRRAGTEVTS, encoded by the coding sequence ATGACGGCAGTTGACGGTACGACCGTGCAGGTGGACGAGGTCGAGGAGCTCGCGGTGGACGGGCTGCGGTGGCTGGTGGCCGCCGCGCGGGAGACGGCGGACGGCGGACTCGCCTGGCCGGCCGCGCCCTCGCAGGAGAGGACCGACCCCATCCTGTACAGCGGCACGGCGGGGATCGTCTCCGTGCTCCTGGAGGCATGGCGGCACCTGGGCGACGACTCCTACGCCGACCTCGCACTCCGCGCGGGCCACGGCCTGGCCGCCGCCGTCGACGGCCACGAGGACGACTCCCTGTACTTCGGCCGGTCCGGCATGGCCCTCGTCCTGCACACCCTGCACCACGAGCTCGGTGACACCGCCTGCGGCACGGCGGCCGACCGCGCGATGGCTCTCGTGCGCTCGCACTTCGACGGGGAGCGCTGGGGCGAGCTGTTCGAGCTGATGGGCGGCAACGGCGGCACGGGCCTGGCCGCCCTGGCGGTCGGCGATCCCGAGTTCGCCGTCCTCGCGGTGGAGCCCTATCTGCGGGCCGCGGAGAAGACCCCGTGGGGCGTCACCTGGCCGCACCGCCCGGGCACGGAAGCCCGCATGCACCACATGTCGCACGGCACGCTGGGCATCGCCTACGCCCTCGTCCGGATCGGCCACGCGACGGGCCGCGCCGACCTGGTCGACCTGGGGCTGGCGGGGGTCGCGGACGTCGTGGCCCGCGCCGAGGGCGGCCCGGACGGCTTCCTGGTCCCGCACTCCACCCCGCAGTTCCTGCCGGACCTGATCGAGCCGGTCAGCTACGGCTGGTGCCACGGCCCGACGGGTGACGCCCACATGTTCCGGCTGCTGCGCGACACCCAGGGCGACCCGGCCTGGGCCGCGCTCGCCGACCGCTGCTGGCACACGGTCGTCCACTCCGGCCTCCCACAGCGCCTGCGGCCGGGGTTCTGGGACAACAACGGCCGTTGCTGCGGCACGGCGGGCGTCCTCGCCCTGGCCGGCGACCGGATCGCCGAAAGAGCCGGAGGGCAGGAGGCGTACGACTTCGCGCGGGTCCTCGTCGCCGACCTCGCCGCCCGCGCGGTCCGGGACACCGACGGTGCCCGCTGGTCCAACGTCGAGCACCGGGCCACCCCGAGTGACCTGGAGCCCGGCACCGGCTGGGCGCAGGGCGGTGCGGGCATCGTGCGTGAACTGCTGCGCTTCGTCCGGCTGAGCCGGGGCGGCGATCCCAGGTACGCGTTCACGTGGCCGGACCAGCCCCAGGTGTCCGCTCAGGCCACCGACCCGATCCGGCGGGCCGGCACCGAGGTCACGTCGTGA
- a CDS encoding cytochrome P450 gives MDTEPHGRLDALQSDPYPHYERAREAEGLARIDEFDAWLVARDADVREVLRRPEDFSSANALVPDVLPSPAALAVLGGGFGGRPVVVTADGDLHQRLRAPIVRGLSPSRVAAVLPYAAGRAAALVDGFVKDGGVELMSAYARKLPGDVIGRIVGLDPADVPAVVHGGHRAEELLFRPLAQSEQVAAAEDVVAMQHILDRLVRERHAEPGEDLCSELVASLTEPGELTLDHRHELVAHLQNLLIAGHLTTTALIGTTVLHLLRHPDQWELLCAEPERIPAAVEEAARYDSALQGFRRVTTRPVTLAGTELPAGATVFVAFGGANRDGARHPRPDTFDITRPPLRHLAFGHGVHSCPGSQLARDQLNLTLQELTGRLPGLRLADGQPVAMRPTMIHRSPQRLHLTW, from the coding sequence GTGGACACCGAACCGCACGGCAGGCTCGACGCGTTGCAGAGCGATCCGTACCCGCACTACGAGCGGGCCCGGGAGGCCGAAGGGCTGGCGCGCATCGACGAGTTCGACGCCTGGCTGGTCGCCCGGGATGCGGACGTACGCGAAGTACTGCGCCGCCCCGAGGACTTCTCGTCGGCGAACGCCCTCGTGCCCGACGTACTGCCGTCGCCGGCCGCGCTCGCCGTCCTCGGCGGCGGATTCGGCGGACGTCCGGTCGTCGTCACCGCGGACGGCGACCTGCACCAGCGGCTGCGCGCGCCGATCGTGCGCGGCCTCTCGCCGTCGCGGGTGGCCGCGGTCCTTCCGTACGCCGCCGGGCGCGCCGCCGCCCTCGTCGACGGGTTCGTGAAGGACGGCGGGGTCGAGCTGATGTCGGCGTACGCGCGGAAGCTGCCCGGCGACGTCATCGGGCGGATCGTCGGCCTCGACCCCGCAGACGTCCCGGCCGTGGTGCACGGCGGCCACCGCGCCGAGGAACTGCTGTTCCGGCCACTGGCACAGAGCGAGCAGGTCGCCGCCGCCGAGGACGTGGTGGCGATGCAGCACATCCTCGACCGGCTCGTACGCGAGCGGCACGCCGAGCCGGGCGAGGACCTGTGCAGCGAACTCGTCGCGTCCCTCACCGAGCCGGGTGAGCTGACCCTCGACCACCGGCACGAACTCGTCGCCCACCTCCAGAACCTGTTGATCGCCGGGCACCTGACCACCACCGCGCTCATCGGCACGACCGTCCTGCACCTGCTGCGACACCCCGACCAGTGGGAGCTGCTGTGCGCCGAACCCGAGCGCATACCGGCGGCCGTCGAGGAGGCCGCCCGCTACGACAGCGCGCTACAGGGCTTCCGCCGGGTCACCACCCGTCCCGTCACCCTGGCGGGCACCGAACTGCCTGCCGGAGCAACGGTGTTCGTGGCGTTCGGCGGCGCCAACCGGGACGGCGCCCGGCATCCGCGCCCCGACACCTTCGACATCACCCGCCCGCCCCTCCGTCACCTCGCCTTCGGACACGGCGTGCACAGCTGCCCCGGCTCACAACTGGCCCGCGACCAGCTCAACCTCACGCTCCAGGAGCTCACCGGCCGGCTTCCGGGGCTCCGGCTCGCGGACGGGCAGCCGGTCGCCATGCGGCCGACGATGATCCACCGCTCGCCCCAGCGCCTCCACCTGACCTGGTAG
- a CDS encoding XdhC family protein, with the protein MLDIADELHRWFEQGRDFAVATVVAVGGSAPRRPGAALAVDADGTAIGSVSGGCVEGAVYALCQQALEDGESVLERFGYSDEDAFAVGLTCGGIIDILVTPVRAGDSVRTVVAAALEAAARGRAAALARIVSGPRELVGRALVVGPEDVSGHGGFGAHPELDRTVAAEARAFLEAGRTGTLEIGEQGSRCGAPLTVLVESSVPPPRMIVFGAIDFASALVRIGTFLGYRVTVCDARPVFATEARFPEADEIVVEWPHRYLERTEVDARTVLCVLTHDAKFDVPLLQLALRLPVAYVGAMGSRRTHLDRNERLREVGVTELELARLRSPIGLDLGARTPEETALSIAAEIVASRRGGSGVSLTGAHTPIHHDVTSVPARRIGSVA; encoded by the coding sequence ATGCTGGACATCGCCGACGAACTGCACCGGTGGTTCGAGCAGGGGCGTGACTTCGCCGTGGCCACCGTGGTGGCCGTCGGCGGCAGCGCGCCCCGCCGGCCCGGCGCCGCCCTCGCGGTGGACGCCGACGGCACGGCGATCGGCTCGGTCTCCGGCGGTTGTGTGGAGGGCGCGGTCTACGCACTGTGCCAACAGGCGCTGGAGGACGGGGAGTCGGTCCTCGAACGCTTCGGCTACAGCGACGAGGACGCCTTCGCCGTCGGCCTGACCTGCGGCGGCATCATCGACATCCTCGTCACCCCGGTCCGGGCGGGGGACTCCGTCCGTACCGTGGTCGCGGCCGCGCTGGAAGCGGCGGCGCGGGGCCGGGCGGCCGCGCTCGCGCGGATCGTCTCCGGACCGCGGGAACTCGTCGGCCGCGCGCTCGTCGTAGGACCCGAGGACGTCTCCGGTCATGGCGGTTTCGGCGCCCATCCCGAGCTGGACCGCACGGTCGCCGCCGAGGCGCGCGCCTTCCTGGAAGCGGGCCGCACCGGCACCCTGGAGATCGGCGAACAGGGCTCGCGCTGCGGCGCCCCGCTCACCGTGCTCGTCGAGTCCTCCGTGCCGCCGCCCCGGATGATCGTCTTCGGCGCGATCGACTTCGCGTCGGCCCTGGTGCGGATCGGCACGTTCCTCGGCTACCGGGTCACCGTGTGCGACGCGCGCCCCGTCTTCGCGACCGAGGCGCGCTTCCCGGAGGCCGACGAGATAGTCGTCGAGTGGCCGCACAGGTATCTGGAGCGCACGGAGGTCGACGCCCGGACGGTCCTGTGCGTGCTGACCCACGACGCGAAGTTCGATGTCCCGCTGCTCCAGCTGGCGTTGCGCCTCCCGGTCGCCTACGTGGGCGCCATGGGCTCCCGCCGCACCCACCTCGACCGCAACGAACGACTGCGCGAAGTCGGCGTGACCGAGCTGGAGTTGGCGCGGCTGCGGTCACCCATCGGCCTGGACCTCGGCGCTCGTACGCCCGAGGAGACGGCCCTGTCGATCGCCGCGGAGATCGTCGCGAGCCGGCGGGGCGGCAGCGGGGTCTCCCTCACCGGCGCGCACACGCCGATCCATCACGACGTGACCTCGGTGCCGGCCCGCCGGATCGGGTCGGTGGCCTGA